A region from the Rissa tridactyla isolate bRisTri1 unplaced genomic scaffold, bRisTri1.patW.cur.20221130 scaffold_674, whole genome shotgun sequence genome encodes:
- the PFDN5 gene encoding prefoldin subunit 5 has translation MAQTVNVGELTLPQLELLKGQLDQEVEFLSSSIAQLKVVQTKYVEARDCLSVLSKSNEGKDLLVPLTSSMYVPGKLSDTERVLVDVGTGYYVEKTADDARDFFKRKIDFLTKQMEKIQPALQEKHAMKQAVVEMMSQKIQQLTALGAAQGATTKA, from the exons ATGGCGCAGACGGTGAACGTGGGGGAACTGACGCTGCCGCAGCTGGAGCTGCTCAAGGGGCAGCTCGACCAG GAAGTGGAGTTCCTCTCGTCCTCCATCGCCCAGCTCAAGGTGGTGCAGACCAAGTACGTGGAGGCCCGGGACTGTCTCAGCGTCCTCAGCAAGAGCAACGAGG GGAAGGACCTCCTGGTGCCGCTCACCAGCTCC atGTACGTCCCCGGGAAGCTGTCGGACACGGAGCGGGTCCTGGTGGACGTGGGAACCGGCTACTACGTGGAGAAG ACAGCAGATGACGCCCGAGACTTTTTCAAACGCAAAATCGACTTCCTGACCAAGCAGATGGAGAAGATCCAGCCGGCGCTGCAGGAGAAACACGCCATGAAGCAGG CCGTGGTGGAAATGATGAGCCAGAAGATCCAGCAGCTGACGGCCCTGGGCGCCGCGCAAGGTGCCACCACCAAGGCGTAG